A single genomic interval of Hevea brasiliensis isolate MT/VB/25A 57/8 chromosome 4, ASM3005281v1, whole genome shotgun sequence harbors:
- the LOC110635735 gene encoding uncharacterized protein LOC110635735 produces MDDDDDGLGDNIEKAHREDAIRLEGTGDFEEESNFHKDLDQRVNNEIQGTQRMRNDGPAIEQIQGKKGKRVDMSSKQGKKDNKAKRMKMQSSGSVKLSEQIDRLVTTVESRGTITSKRNDLPGYMDIDVQNNINDEEEEALNALDNDEDDDETWQLVIATPIDPEFSVTPPEILNDRRYMPHFKEGTTHDLRIFLAAINDPVIKFPKPPEGKYYLVDSGYPNMKVYLKPYKDTRYHLPYFRRGQPPSRQEEIFNRAHSSLRSVIEKTFGA; encoded by the exons atgg atgatgatgatgatggtctaGGTGATAATATTGAGAAAGCACATAGAGAGGATGCTATTCGATTGGAAGGAACTGGTGACTTTGAGGAGGAATCTAATTTTCATAAGGACTTGGATCAAAGAGTTAACAATGAAATTCAAGGCACCCAAAGGATGCGCAATGATGGCCCAGCAATAGAACAAATTCAAGGTAAAAAAGGTAAAAGGGTAGACATGTCAAGCAAGCAAGGTAAAAAGGATAACAAGGCAAAAAGAATGAAGATGCAATCTAGTGGTTCGGTTAAGTTATCGGAACAAATTGATAGACTAGTTACAACAGTTGAGAGTAGAGGTACTATTACTTCTAAGAGGAATGATTTACCTGGAT ATATGGATATTGATGTGCAAAATAATATTAATGATGAAGAGGAGGAAGCATTGAATGCTCTTGATAATGATGAGGATGATGATGAAACTTGGCAACTAGTAATAGCAACT CCTATAGATCCTGAGTTCAGTGTCACGCCACCAGAGATTTTAAATGATAGAAGATACATGCCTCATTTTAAG GAAGGAACAACGCACGATTTAAGAATTTTCTTAGCAGCTATTAATGATCCAGTTATTAAATTTCCAAAACCCCCTGAAG GAAAATATTATTTGGTTGACTCTGGATATCCAAATATGAAGGTTTATCTTAAACCTTATAAAGATACGAGATATCATTTACCATATTTTAGACGTGGTCAACCACCATCAAGACAAGAAGAAATTTTTAATCGTGCACATTCTTCATTGCGAAGTGTAATTGAAAAGACATTTGGGGCATGA